Proteins encoded together in one Impatiens glandulifera chromosome 1, dImpGla2.1, whole genome shotgun sequence window:
- the LOC124919400 gene encoding receptor-like cytosolic serine/threonine-protein kinase RBK1: MEGIEMKIQDILDGGPLDGMKENADDDYIPSPRGVLEIPISGSDSDHSGGMDSPVAFGPEEKPAAKPMHLKKLFDNAKMKSVRRFAAIPLMNGFELSKKNLRRKIGWNRSNEETIDCGDFVVPKPTWRNFSHQELAAATDDFSSERMIGKGGHAEVFKGTLPDGREVAVKKIMKIEKNDEDRVGDFLSELGIIAHIDHPNAAKLIGFSVDGDLHLVLQLSPHGSLASHLHGTGEKLEWEVRFKVAVGVAEGLNYLHSGCRRRIIHRDISASNILLTDDYQPQISDFGLAKWLPDKWINHIVHPIEGTFGYMAPEYFMHGIVDEKTDVFAFGVLLLELITGRRAVDSSSQSLVMWAKPLLEKNCTKDLTDPRVEGNYNSDEMERVISAALACLHQSPGNRLPMARVLEILRGESGNSIEPKHRRSRSRSSSTVIMMDPSDLEDYSSTNYLNDLSRHMQLVLE; the protein is encoded by the exons ATGGAAG GAATCGAAATGAAGATTCAAGACATTCTAGACGGAGGTCCGTTGGATGGGATGAAAGAAAACGCCGACGACGACTATATCCCGTCGCCGAGAGGCGTATTGGAGATTCCAATATCAGGGTCGGATTCCGATCACAGCGGCGGAATGGACTCGCCGGTGGCTTTTGGGCCGGAAGAGAAACCGGCGGCGAAGCCAATGCATTTGAAGAAATTGTTTGATAATGCTAAGATGAAGTCTGTTAGAAGATTCGCAGCGATTCCATTGATGAATGGTTTTGAACTTTCTAAAAAGAATTTAAGGAGAAAAATAGGATGGAATAGAAGCAATGAAGAAACTATTGATTGTGGGGATTTCGTTGTTCCTAAACCAACTTGGAGAAATTTCAGCCATCAAGAACTCGCCGCAGCCACCGATGATTTCAGCTCCG AGAGGATGATCGGAAAAGGTGGACATGCTGAGGTATTCAAAGGAACGTTACCGGACGGGAGAGAAGTGGCGGTgaagaagataatgaagatCGAAAAAAACGATGAAGATAGAGTTGGCGATTTCTTATCTGAACTGGGTATTATCGCTCATATTGATCATCCTAATGCTGCAAAACTCATCGGTTTCAGCGTTGATGGCGATCTTCACCTTGTCCTTCAGTTATCTCCCCATGGAAGTCTCGCTTCTCATCTTCACG GAACGGGCGAGAAACTAGAATGGGAGGTACGGTTTAAGGTGGCGGTTGGGGTGGCGGAAGGACTTAACTATCTTCATTCTGGTTGCCGGAGACGAATCATTCATCGGGATATCTCTGCTTCGAATATACTTCTTACGGATGACTATCAACCGCAG ATTTCTGATTTCGGCCTTGCCAAATGGTTACCGGATAAATGGATTAATCACATTGTTCATCCAATCGAGGGTACTTTTGG atatatGGCTCCTGAGTACTTCATGCATGGGATTGTCGACGAGAAGACAGATGTTTTCGCCTTTGGAGTGTTATTACTCGAGCTCATAACGGGTCGTCGGGCAGTTGATTCAAGTAGTCAAAGTCTCGTGATGTGG GCCAAACCTCTATTGGAGAAGAATTGCACCAAGGACCTAACCGATCCACGAGTGGAAGGAAACTACAATAGCGACGAAATGGAACGCGTCATATCAGCAGCGTTAGCCTGTCTTCATCAGTCGCCTGGAAATCGCCTGCCTATGGCTAGA GTTTTGGAGATTCTAAGAGGTGAAAGCGGAAATTCAATTGAACCAAAACACAGGAGGTCGAGGTCGAGAAGTAGTAGTACTGTGATCATGATGGATCCATCTGATTTGGAAGATTACTCAAGCACAAATTACTTAAACGATCTCAGCCGTCATATGCAGCTTGTACTTGAATAG
- the LOC124919399 gene encoding uncharacterized protein LOC124919399, with translation MGTDMVLQLAILVLTLGIFFVLHKYPRQALNKIRTRGRSTAQANRHFINGAQLLARARSVRNRTTAANLAKDAAVEADKALAFDPRDAAAHILKALILDLMGHKSSALRSLDTALSSAAAKSLSGSDRGDALVKRAELQIALNRKRRVESAVVDLEEAVGLSPANSKAYCLLGVCYEMKGMKEEARKAFEEAIRLEPRSDPARQGLNRLAT, from the coding sequence atggGTACTGACATGGTTCTTCAATTGGCGATCCTAGTGCTCACGTTAGGAATATTCTTCGTCCTACACAAATACCCAAGACAAGCCCTAAACAAGATCCGCACGCGGGGCCGATCAACAGCGCAAGCCAATCGTCATTTCATTAACGGAGCCCAGCTCCTAGCGCGAGCTAGATCCGTCCGCAATCGCACCACTGCGGCCAACCTTGCCAAAGACGCCGCCGTGGAGGCCGACAAAGCTTTAGCCTTCGATCCACGCGATGCCGCCGCGCATATCTTGAAAGCATTGATTCTAGATCTGATGGGACACAAGAGTTCTGCTCTCCGATCGCTTGATACGGCGTTATCGTCTGCGGCGGCGAAATCGCTGTCGGGTAGTGATAGAGGAGATGCGCTTGTGAAGAGGGCGGAATTGCAGATTGCGTTGAATCGGAAGAGGAGAGTTGAATCGGCGGTGGTGGATCTTGAAGAAGCGGTGGGTTTGAGTCCGGCGAACTCGAAGGCTTATTGTTTATTGGGTGTATGCTATGAGATGAAGGGGATGAAAGAAGAAGCTAGGAAGGCTTTCGAGGAAGCGATAAGGCTTGAACCGAGGTCTGATCCGGCTCGTCAAGGTCTGAATCGGTTGGCTACTTGA
- the LOC124919401 gene encoding uncharacterized protein LOC124919401: MSTKRIITVCQSGGEFTTDESGSLSYSGGVAYAVDINQETKLKSFKKELAEAFSCTLDRISINYFLPGNNKILTSISKDKDLESMVNSFQDSDQVDVFVTLEESKKAAKKSKNAAIAEDTVLPETSPHGTIVDIDVGENDTIVDIDAGGIIEPGNEIIGVGQRFRSFVEFREALLKYSIAHGFIYRYKKNDSYRISAKCKYEGCPWRIYASKLASTKLFCIKKMSAIHTCERADSRTGYRASKGWVGSIVKEKLKNSSHFKPKDIATIIEKEYGVVLNAAQANRAKLLAKDELLRSHEDAYNQLPFLCEKILDSNPGSIAALATRENSSFLGVFVSFHASISGFQQGCRPLLFLDSIPLRSKYQGVLIVASAADGDDGIFPIAFSVVDVDTDENWHWFLMELKSALSASQPITFIAGFRRGIREALSSIFVDCLHGFCLRHLTEKLNQDVKTLPHETRQIVNQYLYSAAYAPNMEVFQLWIEKIEAISHEVYDWVIHSEVHHWANAFFAGARYNHLTSDFGRVVYSWVSDAHELPITQLLDVFIKKMTELVYTRKAESSKWLTKLTPSMEEKLKCEISKAGSLQVFLLHSEKYEVHGQSVDVVDLEHCECNCKGWQLSGLPCCHAIAVIGFLGRNFYSYCSRYFTVESYCVTYGESVHPIPIVEKSEQGKPPHGAITVTPPTKRSSQKRLEQIVQAKPPARKRKRKQSAPLELSKRQFKCSRCKGLGHNKKTCSASNSDASSEEETEVPLLTSNDTYFPIFGT, translated from the exons ATGTCCACAAAACGAATCATAACGGTATGTCAGTCTGGTGGAGAGTTCACGACAGATGAATCTGGGTCTCTATCATACAGCGGGGGTGTGGCTTACGCAGTGGATATTAATcaagaaacaaaattaaaaagcTTCAAGAAGGAACTAGCTGAAGCGTTTAGCTGTACTCTCGATCGCATATCCATTAATTATTTCCTTCCTGGAAACAATAAGATCCTTACATCAATCTCCAAAGATAAAGACCTGGAATCTATGGTAAACTCATTCCAGGACTCCGACCAAGTCGATGTCTTTGTCACACTAGAGGAATCAAAAAAGGCGGCCAAGAAATCAAAGAATGCAGCCATAGCAGAAGATACAGTTCTGCCTGAAACATCGCCACATGGCACTATTGTTGACATAGATGTTGGCGAAAACGACACTATAGTCGACATAGATGCTGGTGGCATCATTGAACCGGGAAATGAAATTATCGGTGTTGGTCAAAGATTCCGTAGTTTTGTGGAATTTCGTGAAGCTTTGCTCAAGTACTCAATTGCTCATGGTTTTATTTACCGATATAAGAAAAACGATAGCTATCGAATAAGTGCGAAATGCAAATATGAAGGTTGTCCATGGAGGATATACGCGTCTAAGTTAGCATCCACAAAGTTGTTTTGCATAAAGAAAATGAGCGCGATTCATACGTGCGAACGGGCGGATTCGCGAACCGGTTATAGGGCGTCTAAGGGTTGGGTAGGAAGTATAGTGAAGGAGAAGCTTAAGAACTCGTCCCATTTCAAGCCAAAGGATATCGCGACGATCATTGAGAAGGAATACGGAGTGGTCTTGAACGCGGCTCAAGCCAACCGCGCAAAATTGCTGGCGAAGGACGAGCTTCTACGCTCGCACGAAGACGCGTATAACCAACTCCCTTTCTTGTGCGAAAAGATATTGGATTCAAACCCTGGAAGCATCGCGGCGTTGGCGACTCGAGAGAACTCAAGCTTCCTCGGagtttttgtttcttttcaCGCCTCGATCTCTGGTTTCCAACAAGGTTGCCGTCCTCTTCTCTTCCTTGATAGCATTCCTCTGCGCTCGAAATACCAAGGGGTGCTCATAGTCGCCTCGGCTGCCGACGGTGACGACGGAATCTTTCCGATTGCGTTCTCGGTCGTAGACGTGGACACGGACGAGAACTGGCATTGGTTTCTCATGGAACTAAAATCGGCCTTATCCGCATCCCAACCTATCACATTCATCGCGGGTTTTCGCCGCGGAATTAGAGAAGCCCTAAGCTCAATATTTGTAGATTGCCTACACGGGTTTTGCCTACGACATCTAACCGAGAAACTCAATCAAGATGTAAAGACTCTCCCACACGAGACCCGACAAATCGTGAACCAATATCTTTATAGTGCGGCTTACGCCCCGAACATGGAGGTCTTTCAACTATGGATCGAGAAGATCGAGGCGATATCGCACGAAGTTTACGATTGGGTTATTCATAGCGAGGTTCATCATTGGGCCAACGCTTTCTTCGCGGGTGCGCGTTACAATCACTTGACGTCTGATTTCGGGAGGGTGGTTTATAGTTGGGTGTCCGACGCGCACGAGTTGCCGATAACGCAATTGCTTGATGTtttcatcaagaagatgacggAGTTGGTTTATACGCGGAAAGCTGAGTCGAGTAAGTGGCTAACGAAGCTAACTCCGTCAATGGAGGAGAAGCTGAAATGTGAGATTTCGAAAGCGGGATCGCTTCAAGTTTTTTTGTTGCACAGTGAGAAATACGAAGTTCACGGTCAGTCCGTTGATGTGGTTGATCTCGAACATTGTGAATGTAATTGTAAGGGGTGGCAACTTTCGGGTTTGCCTTGTTGCCATGCAATTGCGGTTATTGGATTTCTCGGGAGGAATTTTTACAGCTATTGCTCGAGGTATTTTACTGTTGAGAGTTATTGTGTTACTTATGGGGAATCTGTTCATCCGATTCCTATTGTGGAGAAATCGGAACAGGGGAAACCTCCTCATGGAGCAATTACGGTTACTCCTCCAACTAAACGCTCGTCTCAGAAACGATTGGAACAGATTGTTCAAGCCAAACCTCCCGCTCGGAAGCGTAAAAGGAAGCAGTCAGCACCACTAGAGTTGAGCAAACGTCAGTTCAAGTGTAGCCGGTGCAAAGGCCTAGGCCATAATAAGAAAACTTGCAG TGCCTCAAACAGTGACGCCTCATCGGAAGAAGAAACAGAAGTGCCCCTTCTCACAAGCAACGATACATATTTCCCAATATTCGGTACTTGA